The DNA window GTTTGCGATTATCTGGCCGCTTTCTATCATGGCCTAGATGTCAAGATGATGCAGTCGCCAGTCTTGCGTTTCATGCCttgggaagaagaaaacgtTCGGTCTAAAAAGTCGACCGGTTCTCGTGTGCCAAAATACGTGGGCCTAGCAATTGGCGATGAGTGCGTGAGGATTCGGGCACGCCCCTCGCCAGACGGTCTATATGATGGCCAGCTAAAtcttgatgatcttctcgatgcCGCAATTAGTCTTTTACCAAAAGACGCATATTCATTGTTGCTTCTCGTGAATTTTGATCTCtacgaggatgaggacgacaCATTCGTCTGCGGCCGTGCATACGGGGGCAGCCGTGTTGCTGTGGTATCTAGCACGCGATACAATCCTAGCCTAGATGACATCCAGCATATCGATCGTCTTCATTCTTGGCCAGCATCGCATTGTGCGAAATACATATCTACCTTTGGATCAACTCAGCCCAGCGCCAAACGGCTGAAACAATCCCAACACAGGACCCGAGGAGTGCAGACGTCGTCGTCACCACTGGATCCTCCAGTTGGGCCTATGAAACAAGCACTATCAGCCTACCGATCTCTCCCTCAGGTTGGAACTCTACTGTCATCAATGTCGTCCCTTTGGTTAGGTCGAGTATGCCGCACAGCGAGCCACGAATTGGGACATTGCTTTGGCATGGCTCACTGCGTGTACTACGCATGCTCAATGCAGGGCACCGCATCTGTTTGTGAAGATGCGAGGCAGCCACCATATCTATGCCCAGTAGACCTAGCCAAGGTCCTTTATGTGACCGAGACCACCGCATCCGATCGATACCGTGCCCTTCTGGCCTTTTGCAACAGgccccagaaccagaatACGCATTTCTTTGAACCTTTCGCAGCGTGGCTTCGATCACGCTTGAATGAAAGCGAGGAACACTAGATAATACCATTTTTGGCTTCTATCTGACCATTGCCTTCTGGGTTTTCTCTTTTGCACCTCTCTGCCACTGGTCCCATGCTAGGCTTAGATCAACCGTATCCCTCCACAGATCCGCTGGGTCACTTCCAGAGGGTGGTTCCTTACCGTTTCCAATTTTGCCCTTCTCTTTACCCTTGACGAATCGCATTTGCCACGGCGTGAATCCGACTCTTTCGAACCCCATTCTCTCTGCAAGTCGCGCACTGGCTGTATTGGCCGCACTAGCCATCCAATGCACTCTGCGAAGACCAAGCCCTCCTTGGTCGGGCTCATTCAGAGCATAATTCAAGAGCAGTCCGAGAGCATTGGTTGCCACATGGCTCCGTTGATACGGTGGGAGAATGATGATAAACCCAATTTCGGTGACGAGATGTACTGCCGATGCGTCACAGTAACTCACAGTGCCGGCTAGTTCACCCTCAGGGTCCTctggagatgatggacgCGTCTTATCGATGATAGCAAAAGTGAAAGAGTCTGGGTTGGCAAAGGAGAGTAGGTGCCTGTTGCCTCGCTCATAGAAGTCGTCTTTGAGCTTTGCAGCAGATGGATATGGCCCATGGGTCATATGTGCATACAACTCCGGGTGCGGCTCTGATAGGCGAAAGAACGTGTCTATGTGGTGCTCGGGGTCGAAGGGTACCAGCTTCACGCGGTCGTTGGACAAAGTTTGTATGgggaagtggaagaaagaagaggggaCCATATTGAGTGGTATTTTAGGTGATATGAAATTAGTATCGACATGAAGTACCTGGTGAAATTTGATTCGATTTATTAAAAAGTCTTACGTAGGGCAGAGAATCGCAACAACAAATCTTGATTGCTTCGAAGTGAGTCAGCATGGACGCGTTCGGCCCCATTGGCGTCACTAAGTAATTATCTGACATGCCAATTGCAGAGCGTTCGGTTCCAACTACAAATGACGCTAAGAGCAAGCATTCAGGACCGCTATCTAACTATATCTAGACTAGTATGAGTCGCAATCGGGAATGAACGTTTTGCAATTGGCAGCTGACCTGTCCCTTGGGCGTCACTACCACATTCAACGTCGTGGCCAACATTTAAGGCCGACAATGCTGACAAGGAGTACAAGTATATAACTAGTAACTATTCTCACTAGGATGCTGTCATGGACGGACTTTAGGCAGAACAAAACTGTCCTATAATTCTTATTGGACGTAGTATATGTCATCACCTACTACCCAGCATTAAGAGAAGAAATTAACTCCGATAAATCCATCATGGATTGAACATACTCGCCCCCGAGTCGGCCACCCAAAACTGACTTGGGAGCAAGTATAACCACCGAACCGTTTCTCTTGGTGTCATCAATGGTCAATTTTCTCTCTGCAAAATTCAAGATCAAGATGTCAACTCCGAGCCAACTGAATGCTCAGCATATTCGGAACTTCGTCCCCACCCTCCACACAAAGCCTTACCCAGCCATCGATCCATCGCGGGTTAAGCTGCCTTCCCCTTATGTAGTCTGTATAATTggcggaagaggagcagcagcaggtggGATCGCCAGGGCATATGTGCAAGCCGGGGCATCCGGTCTCATCTTGGCTGCAAGGACACGCTTCGCACTGGAAGAGACAGCCAACGAAGTCCGTTCCATCAACCCCGCCACTAAGGTCGTGGTTGCAGAATGCGATATCACATCCAGCGCTAGCGTCGAGTCTCTTACCCGAACGACAAAATCCGAGTTCGACGGCCATTTAGATGTTGTGGCGGTGAATGCAGGCTACTCCGGCCCGATGGTTGCAGATGTCTTGAAAGAGTTGCCCAGCGACTTCCAGACCGCGTTCGATGTCAATACAGTAGGCTGCTTTCATGCTGCCCATCACTTCCTACCTTTATTGCTGGCAAGTGAAACTGGGGCCAAAAGCTTTATTGGGATTAGCTCTATATCTGCGCCCATGGTGGCCGGGTGGGCTGCGCATGCCCATTACTGTGCAAGCAAGGCGGCACAGACACGCTTGATCGAGATGATCAATGAGCAATATGCCAGCAAAGGCATATTCTGTACAAGCTTGCATCCAGGTGGGCTTCAAAGTGAATTCGCACACAAGGTTGTGTCGGAGGAGTTCTGGTCTGGTACGTTTTCCCCTGGTGTTCGTCTCCAATAAATCATTTGAGCTGATAATTGGACTTGAAGCGGCCTTGATCGATAGTCCTGATTTGGTCGGTGCTTTTTGCGTCTGGTTGACCAAGCCCGGTGCTAGGAAGGAGGTTCTGAATGGCCGGTTCCTCTCTTGTAAATGGGATGTCagcgagctggagaagaagttcgaTGAGATTTCGGAGAAGGACTTGTTACGGTTCCGGATCGCCGTGGCTTGATCACATCGGTGGTGGATTGTCATTCTAGCCATGCCATGGAGACCGCCAATCAAATATTTATGCTATAAGCGATACGTACGTGCTGAACTCTAATGACTAGAAGCTATAGATCTATGACTGTTGGAGAAGTGGCATCCCTATTTgacctcggcgccgctgACCAATCCACAAACTACAGCACTCAAGCGTGGCCCAAGCACGAACAAGTTGACGCGGCAACACAAAGTTACCAACTGTGCTGAGCTTATCGCGCTCTATGCAACAATCAGGTCAGATGCGGGTTATCAAATGTGGATCCGACAAATATTTCCCTTTCGGGAATAGCCTCCCGATGGTCTTCCATACTGTCATCTACAATTGTGGACAAACACATCGTGAAAGGGCCAATCACGGTTATCTGTCACGGATCTATCTGATATGGCGACTGGTCGGCAAAGTCACGGTCTGTTCTTGGCGTTGGCCAGGTATATATTGAGGCGCGTCCACCTCCATGAGTAGACTGACCTTTGACAAGATTATTCCTCTTTGATCCCTTGAGGCTTGTTTCATTTATTCAAGTCAATTTCAACGAACACACATTATGGGTGACTATAAGCCAACCAGCACTGTCTCCCCGGCACCCGCCATGACTGGAAAGCCCATTGAGAATGAAGCTACCGATCCCCAAAGTGCGGTCCTCTACCGACAGCTTCGCCAAAAGCCTCTCAACATCGTTGGAGGGAGAGGCAGCTACCTGATCACGGATGATGGTCAAGAAATCCTGGATGCCACTTGCGGTGCTGCGGTCTCCTGTCTCGGCCACAGTGATGAGCGTGTGCACGCCGCCATCCTAGATCAGCTGCAAAAGATCCCCTACTGCTACTCTTTGTATTTCACCAACAGCGCTGCAGAGGATCTTTCCAAGTTTCTTGTTAACTCAACCGGGGGCAAGATGTCCCGCTCGTTCATTGTGAGCTCGGGTAATACTCAGATCAGTCCTCTTCATGCCACGTCAAGTACTAACGACCTCCGTTTATAATAGGTACCGAAGCTGTCGAGGCAGCTGTCAAAATGGCAATTCAGTATTTCACCGAATTACCAACTCCACAGCCCCAGCGTATCAACCTCATCTCCCGCCAGTCGTCCTACCATGGCAACACGCTAGGATCACTTGCTGTCGGACATCATGTTGCTCGCAGAGCCATCTACGAGAACATCCTGTCGAAAAATGTCCATCATGTCTCGCAGTGCTATCCTTACCGCAATATGCAGAGCAACGAAACCACCGAGAGCTATGTAGCTCGACTGGCccaggaactcgaggatGAATTCCAGAGATTGGGACCAGATACTGTGTGTGCATTCGTGGCTGAAACTATGACCGGCGCTGTGAGTATTTCAGAAAGATACATGGAACGTTACAAACCAGCCTAACACGATCTAGACCCTAGGGTGTGTGCCCGCATTGCCGGGATATCTCAAAGCAATGAAGGTCGTCTGCGAGCGGCACGGTGCCCTATTGATATTGGACGAGGTGATGTCTGGAATGGGACGAACGGGAACCCTTCACGCCTGGGAGCAGGAAGACGTCGTCCCGGATCTCCAGACCATTGCCAAGGGTCTCGGTGCTGGCTATGCACCCATCGCAGGCTTGCTGATTAACAAGCACGTTGTGGATACCTTGACCAAGGGTACAGGAGCATTTGTTCACGGGCAGACGTACCAAGGCCACCCAGTCTCATGTGCGGCCGCGTACAAGGTGCAGAAACTTATACAAGAAGACAATCTTCTCGCGAATGTGCGGGCCATGGGCGAGTatctcggccagcttcttcacgAGCGATTGGACAGTCATCCCCATGTCGGTGATATCCGTGGGAGGGGTCTGTTCTGGGCTGTAAGTAGCCTCTTCATTCTGTTTTGTGATCGGTGCTTGACTGACATTATTCCAGCTCGAATTTGTGCAGGATAAGACCACAAAAGAACCATATTCTCCCTCGAAGACCCTGGCGTGGACGCTTCACACTGCTGGCTTGAAGCCCGATTATTCTATCTCGCTCATGCCTGGAAATGGGGGGATTGATGGCAAGAATGGCGATCATATTATTCTGGCGCCGCCGTACAATACTACCAAGGCTGAGATAGAGACGATTGTCGATCGGACGGCTCGTGTGATCCAGGAAGTTTTGGGTTAGCTGTATTTTTTGTGCTATGATTGCTTGTTTTCATGTCGTTTTTCCCGGTAACTGTTCAAAGGCAATTGGCACTCGAGAGATGTTACACTAATGGCTGATAAGTCTGGGCACACTCCCTACGTAGTGGATATCTACTCATTTAGGCATAGCTGAGATGCTCACCAATTTTGATTTTTCAAATTGCCATTAGCTAGCTCGGGGACCCCATTCAGCCACTATTTTCCAGTTGATTCATGACTattctctccttctcgtACTATGAGTTTAGGATTGATGCCTTACCACCAAGGCGGCTAACTAACCCTAATCCACAAAGGGAAATGTTAAGCTGGCTCGCTCTCCACCGAACCAATCAGACAGTGACCAGCGATAAGCAGCGGGGAATCCAGTCAACTCACCGTCATGAGTTCTTGTCTTACAAAGAATGCCTCGAGAACGATTCTCGCGATCGCGAAGTGGTATGGACTGTTTTGATAGTCGGGTATCGGACACTTAACTAACAGGAGCGGCAGGATGTCTCGAGTGTCGCAAGAAACACCAGAAGTGCGATGAGCAACAACCTCTGTGTTCGCTCTGTGCAGAGCGAGGACTCAATTGCAAGTACCCCTCGGACTTCAAGTGGATCAGGCAGACGGAGCCGTGTTTGTCAAGACACAGACCCCGACGCAGAGGAGATCAACCACTCCCAGAACGGATAAGGAGGTCGCCTGCATTGTTTGGAGATGTCGGATTTGGATCTACTGAAGAAAAGGTTGCGTGGGAGTATTGTATGCTTCCCTATTCTTCAACTATCATTCGAGTACTGATTTCTTTCCCAGATGTGAGACTTGTATCATCGAATGTGCCCGCGTTAGATGGGCCAGACAATCCCTACCGCCAAGTATCCGTCGCAGCTCTGTCGTCACCGATCCTGCTCGAGACCATCGTGTGCATCGCGACGGAGCATATGCTCAATTTCGGACTGAGCAGCGTATCTGTGGCTGCAGAGCGTCAGCAGCGAATGCTCCGAACAATCGGACACAACCTCGCCGTCATCAACACGCAGACCCGGCGTTCTCTACAAAGCACCGCGGTGCAGCGAAACCGGGACCATGAGGCTCTTCTCACTGCCGTCGTCTTACAAGGCATTGTGGTCGCCCAAACTGCCGACGGGGTACTCGAGCCGCATATCAAGTGCGCACTATTTCTCATGCAGACATTGAATCGTTTCCACCATATCCCGGAGAGCCCTCTCGCACGCATGACAGCTCAGCGCTTCGCGATGGTTGATGTAATGCTGGCCATCTCTCGACAACGTCGACCATATGCCCCCCGGGATTTCGTGTTATATCAGCCCGATGGCCCGCGGTGGGATCTGACGGAGCCCTCGTTTCACAAAATGACGGGTTGTCCTCAGCCCTTGATGTGTTTTCTTGTGCGAATCTCCCACCTGGCCTGTGATGTGGATGAGGGACTAGGGAAGGGCGTGTCTATGGATAGTGTTCTCGGTGAAGCATTTTGCCTGGAGAATGAGCTTCGTGCCTGGGGATTGCGATACACGGGGACAATCACCAACACCTCTCCACCACTCGAAATTCTCACAGAATGTTTCTACTGGACCGCCCATCTACTACTCGCACGCCGTGTGTTCCGGGACGCCACCTGCTCGGCCCGGGTGCAGCACTTGTCGCATACCTGTTTCCGCCTGATGGGCCACCTCTACACAGGTTGCGGGCCCGATTCATCTCTCCCACAACCCTTCTACCTGGCCGCCCGAGAAGCCGTGACGCCGACCGATCGTGAGTGGGTGCGGCAGAAGCACGAGGAGATGACGGCGTATTACCGCGAGCAACAGCGCAACCTGGCGATGTCACTGACCGAGCAGATCTGGCAGCAGACCGACACATCGGCCACTCCGGAGGCGGCGATCAAAGCGCTGGATCGGGAGTCGTGTTTGTTTATATTTTAATCCCTGCAGGGGTGGTATTCTGTTACATGGGGTGTTAGGGCACGGGGAATCAGGCGTGTGCTAAATATAGCTTGGTCTGGGCGGCCAGACTGTGGTCGCCCGCAGAATCTGCTCCGTTGACGTGTCACGTGCGTCAGGAACAGTGTGAAGGGCGCCCGACCATTGTAGCGTGATTGGCTGCCCCTGTGCTAGTGGCCCCCTGGATCCGTGGACGCAGTTGGGCTGGCCAGGGGAAGAATGCAATTGTCGAATGGTTGTGCGTGTGGAAAAGTAGGAGATCTTATTCACAATACGGACTAGAGAGAGAAGCGTCCCATTCGATCCCAGTAGAGCGTTAGTATGTAATAGTACTCAATAGTCATCAATGGTCCGGAGAACCAATATGTGGAGTCCAaacaccctcctcctcctcacgTGGTGGCGGTGTCGGCAGTTCGCAACGAGCAATGGGAGGGCGTGTGGCTCGGACAATAAGAATCGTCCAGGGTCACCAGGAGGGGTTCCAGCAAGGAGGCCATGCAGGGGCCAAACCAGCCTTGTTGCTGTTTGGGCGGTTGCAAGCGACCCAAGCCCCACGAGCCCAAGTCGGGCAGTTCGTCGTGTagtcagcatctcctggatctcctctttctctgctcttccttcttccttcgcttcccttcctttccccctcccccatcccatcccctccattctttctttttctttctcttttcctgcTGCCTGGTCGCTCGTTTCACTCTTTCACGACGGCCGTCCCGCTCTTTCTGCCCCATCTCTTCGCTTCCCCGAACGGTTCCCCCATCCGTTCCTCCCGTTGATCGACTTCAACCCGGCTTTTGCGATTCACCACCGCGCTCCTGCGACTCGGTCGCGTCCCGACTTCCATTCGCTGCAGCCGGAAGAATCCAACTGCCTTTTGATTCAAGCTGCATAGGCcggcttttctttcttcttcactcttTATTTTCCCCGGGCGCCTCTGTGACGCGCCCCGATTCCCCCTCCCAACCCCCAAACGCCCCCCCCGGGTTCCTGACATCGACGTCCTTCGACCCGTTTCGTCAGAACACCTTCCATTCATTTCACCATCAGCATTCGAATCCTCTCGCGCCTGAGGCTGCTTCGAGATACCAGGGTTTGAAAAACTCGCTGATCAACCGCAACCATTCACTTGTCGACCGGATCGTCACGCTCTGGTGAACAACCTATATACACAAAAACTTACACCACATACGTCGAACACCGTTGTCATTTTGCTGGCCGAATATTTGATATCATTCCGACTGCATGATGTCTTCGGAAACACCCGACCCACAGGGTCACGGCGCGGCCATCAAGgcaccctcatcctcaccaccTGCCTCAGACTCGACTCCGTCGCCATCCCCGTCGAGCGCCACTACGGCTCCGTCGTCGACGGCGTCCCGCCGACCTCCGCGCAAAAGCACTCTgacccagcagcagaagaacaatAAACGACAGCGGGCGACTCAGGATCAGCTCGTCACTCTCGAGGTCGAGTTCAACAAGAACCCGACTCCGACTGCTGCGACGAGGGAACGCATTGCGCAGGATATCAGCATGACGGAGCGGTCGGTTCAGATTTGGTTCCAGAACCGGTAAGTCTATCCCGTGCGGTTCTTAGAATATCGTGCTGACCAGAAATAGCCGTGCCAAAATTAAGATGCTcgcgaagaagagcattgaGACTGGTGAGGGCTGTGACTCCATCCCAGAGTCCATGCGCCATTACCTCGCGATGCAGTTCGACCCGAACAAGCAGGGCTCCGGAGATTCCCTGGGGCACACTGGCGGTTTCGCTGCACCTGGCAGTATGTATGCCAACGAGAACCCGTCTGGCAAAGTTGGTATGTAGTCCGCACCAAGTTTGATGACCAACTTGCTAACTTGCCCAGTGATCTCTCACTTCACCTGCCGGTCTTTGACTGTCGGAAACTGGCGTCGCATTGGCCAAAATGCGATGGATCTTGTCATCTTCTACTCGCCCGACAAGGCCTGCATGACGTACTATATCAACAACGACTCTGCTGGTTATAAAATCGAGTACCCTTTTGCCTATATCAAGAACATTACCTTGGAAACTGGTGATTCTGGCCCGGGGCCCAATGGCGCCCCGCCTCGACCAGGTGGCCTTGTTGTGGAGCTGAACCGTCCGCCAATGTTCTACATGGACTCCTCCAACTCTGGAGGATTCTACCAGTGCGGCGACTTCACGGAAGAGCAGCAAGCCAGTCGTATTATGGTGCACCATCTAGGTGGCCACCCGAAAGTCTTGAGTGTCCAATTGGCCAAGCTGGTCTCGCTCGAGTCCTTCCAGAATCGCCTGGCAtacaacaacagcagcagcaacaacaacaattCCGTTGCGATGCAGGGGGCGATGTCACCGCCGTTTATACAACGTCCGGCTTCCCAACCCAATCACTTTGCCAATGCTGCTCCTTTCCTGGGCATGTATCATGACACCCATCATTTGGGTATCATGATGCCCCCTGCTCCCCGCGGTCATAAGCGCCAACGCAGCCGTTCGGTGCCCGCAGCGATTGACCTTTCAGCCTTTCAAGGCCCGACCTCTTCGTACCACCTTCCGCAGACCCCGGCTGCGTTCAGCCACGCTGATACTGGCATCTACGCACCGGTTCCTCAATCCGTGCATGCTCTTCCCACAGACCTGCGTCTTGAGACTGACAGCTATGGCCTCGAATTCCGGAATCCAATGTCTGCAGCGACAACTGCATCGCCATCTGATTTCGCGAGCCCGTCCATGTTCAACACCACTGTACAGGGAGAATCAACGCCCGTTGCTAGCATGGCCCCGTCTTTCAACGTATCGTACGCCTCTCCCCGACCGAACGACAATTCGACCTTGGGCTCTCACACGGCGTCCCCATACTCCAGTGTGAGCCCTGCGGATCCCTTGATTGCGGACCACTCGCCTCCCCTTTCGAACATGTCGCACTCTTCGTCTGATATGTACGGTTTCACGCACGACCAACAATCGCCCTTCGTTGACGATGGTATCTCGATGAACGACATGTATTCCAAGCAGCAAGTAAACTTTGGTGTGTCGCAAGATGCCCCCAGTTTCGACCTGCCCATGCATGGGTTTACTGGGCACCCTTCGCCAGCCCTGGGTGACTACTCCCACCAGAACATGGGGAATCTCGATGATGTGAACTCACACGGCATGCCCTCTGGGTCCTGAATGGAGTTTtcgtcttcttgatcttttcaTTGGTGGCGCGTGGAGTGCTCGGGGCGCGTGGTTGTTAATGGGTCTTCAATGTGAATCACCGCGTCGTCTGATGAGATTCCTATTGCCCGGTTTGGATGCAATCCAAAACTTGGTCTTCTCATCCGACAAATCGCCCCATTGGCGATGACCGGCTAgattttgtcttttcttttgtgtttttttttcgccCTTTTCGTGACATATATTCCCCCTCTTGTGTCTGGTTGTTGTATTAataccctttttttccctttctttctgggGCCGGTCCTGAAGCGTTTGGATTTTTTTTATATTCATGTATTCCCAGGTACTCTGGTGAATCATGgatctttcttcctccctgcTCGTCTATTTCGGTGTCAGGTTTCACTTTTTTGGCTTCATTCTCATTTCCATTTACGTGACTATGCCAAGCAGCCCGCTCAGGACTGGGAGACTACTTTTTCTCCTGtcattttttttcttgtgTTTGGTGATTTGTTTGGGGGACTACATCCCTCCTGAGATTGTGATGATCCTGTCTCCTCGCCATCGGCCTTTTGAGCCACTTACCCTCACGCAGACTGCCCTGCTTGCGGCCTCGGCGCGACCCTTGACCCGAGTCGCGCGTTCACGCACGAGTGAAGTCGTTCGCGCCCCGGCCTCAGAAGCCGGATGGAGACGCAGGGCAGACGATAAACGGGCGTGTGGGATTGACATAGGCTGCATCAATTCATTTGTATCATTTGAAACTACCAGTAGTTCCGCCAAATAGTGTACACGCTTAGTATCTATCTCTCAATGCAGTAAGTATTATACACTTCACTCCTTCACTCCTTCATTGATTCCACCccctcggcgccggcgccgtaTACCCCCTCGACTCCCTCAGATACCTCTCCACCCagatctccatcttctccaaaaGATTCCTCGTaggctttccttcctccccaGCCTCAAACACACCCTCTTTGCACCACACACTCCAACTCCCCATCATGCCCGCCATAAGCACATCAGTACCCAACCGATCCCCCACGACCGCAATCTCATTCGGCGACTGTATCACCCCCCTCTCACGAAACCACCTcacaacctcctccccacAAAACGGTTTCTTCTCCGTGCCCTCAGGAAGTCGAAACACGGGAATGGGGACACCCTCGTGCGACAGCTTGCTCTCTATCTCGCGCACCTCGGAATCGAACGAGGGGTGGCTTCCGGCGCGGTTGGACACGATTAGGATCGCGTGTGGATGTTTGAAGGCCGAGGTGGGTGAGTTGCGGAGGGAGTGTAG is part of the Penicillium psychrofluorescens genome assembly, chromosome: 4 genome and encodes:
- a CDS encoding uncharacterized protein (ID:PFLUO_006672-T1.cds;~source:funannotate) — encoded protein: MGDYKPTSTVSPAPAMTGKPIENEATDPQSAVLYRQLRQKPLNIVGGRGSYLITDDGQEILDATCGAAVSCLGHSDERVHAAILDQLQKIPYCYSLYFTNSAAEDLSKFLVNSTGGKMSRSFIVSSGTEAVEAAVKMAIQYFTELPTPQPQRINLISRQSSYHGNTLGSLAVGHHVARRAIYENILSKNVHHVSQCYPYRNMQSNETTESYVARLAQELEDEFQRLGPDTVCAFVAETMTGATLGCVPALPGYLKAMKVVCERHGALLILDEVMSGMGRTGTLHAWEQEDVVPDLQTIAKGLGAGYAPIAGLLINKHVVDTLTKGTGAFVHGQTYQGHPVSCAAAYKVQKLIQEDNLLANVRAMGEYLGQLLHERLDSHPHVGDIRGRGLFWALEFVQDKTTKEPYSPSKTLAWTLHTAGLKPDYSISLMPGNGGIDGKNGDHIILAPPYNTTKAEIETIVDRTARVIQEVLG
- a CDS encoding uncharacterized protein (ID:PFLUO_006674-T1.cds;~source:funannotate); translation: MSSETPDPQGHGAAIKAPSSSPPASDSTPSPSPSSATTAPSSTASRRPPRKSTLTQQQKNNKRQRATQDQLVTLEVEFNKNPTPTAATRERIAQDISMTERSVQIWFQNRRAKIKMLAKKSIETGEGCDSIPESMRHYLAMQFDPNKQGSGDSLGHTGGFAAPGSMYANENPSGKVVISHFTCRSLTVGNWRRIGQNAMDLVIFYSPDKACMTYYINNDSAGYKIEYPFAYIKNITLETGDSGPGPNGAPPRPGGLVVELNRPPMFYMDSSNSGGFYQCGDFTEEQQASRIMVHHLGGHPKVLSVQLAKLVSLESFQNRLAYNNSSSNNNNSVAMQGAMSPPFIQRPASQPNHFANAAPFLGMYHDTHHLGIMMPPAPRGHKRQRSRSVPAAIDLSAFQGPTSSYHLPQTPAAFSHADTGIYAPVPQSVHALPTDLRLETDSYGLEFRNPMSAATTASPSDFASPSMFNTTVQGESTPVASMAPSFNVSYASPRPNDNSTLGSHTASPYSSVSPADPLIADHSPPLSNMSHSSSDMYGFTHDQQSPFVDDGISMNDMYSKQQVNFGVSQDAPSFDLPMHGFTGHPSPALGDYSHQNMGNLDDVNSHGMPSGS
- a CDS encoding uncharacterized protein (ID:PFLUO_006673-T1.cds;~source:funannotate) encodes the protein MPRERFSRSRSGCLECRKKHQKCDEQQPLCSLCAERGLNCKYPSDFKWIRQTEPCLSRHRPRRRGDQPLPERIRRSPALFGDVGFGSTEEKVAWEYYVRLVSSNVPALDGPDNPYRQVSVAALSSPILLETIVCIATEHMLNFGLSSVSVAAERQQRMLRTIGHNLAVINTQTRRSLQSTAVQRNRDHEALLTAVVLQGIVVAQTADGVLEPHIKCALFLMQTLNRFHHIPESPLARMTAQRFAMVDVMLAISRQRRPYAPRDFVLYQPDGPRWDLTEPSFHKMTGCPQPLMCFLVRISHLACDVDEGLGKGVSMDSVLGEAFCLENELRAWGLRYTGTITNTSPPLEILTECFYWTAHLLLARRVFRDATCSARVQHLSHTCFRLMGHLYTGCGPDSSLPQPFYLAAREAVTPTDREWVRQKHEEMTAYYREQQRNLAMSLTEQIWQQTDTSATPEAAIKALDRESCLFIF
- a CDS encoding uncharacterized protein (ID:PFLUO_006671-T1.cds;~source:funannotate), with amino-acid sequence MSTPSQLNAQHIRNFVPTLHTKPYPAIDPSRVKLPSPYVVCIIGGRGAAAGGIARAYVQAGASGLILAARTRFALEETANEVRSINPATKVVVAECDITSSASVESLTRTTKSEFDGHLDVVAVNAGYSGPMVADVLKELPSDFQTAFDVNTVGCFHAAHHFLPLLLASETGAKSFIGISSISAPMVAGWAAHAHYCASKAAQTRLIEMINEQYASKGIFCTSLHPGGLQSEFAHKVVSEEFWSAALIDSPDLVGAFCVWLTKPGARKEVLNGRFLSCKWDVSELEKKFDEISEKDLLRFRIAVA
- a CDS encoding uncharacterized protein (ID:PFLUO_006675-T1.cds;~source:funannotate), translated to MAAPNSNLRGFNHAVYTLLKQPSQFLPHLTIPTLTHLPEENLGAHLVNPSSKNTKPPTIRALVFDKDNTLCPPKTTTFPPQILTKLHSLRNSPTSAFKHPHAILIVSNRAGSHPSFDSEVREIESKLSHEGVPIPVFRLPEGTEKKPFCGEEVVRWFRERGVIQSPNEIAVVGDRLGTDVLMAGMMGSWSVWCKEGVFEAGEEGKPTRNLLEKMEIWVERYLRESRGYTAPAPRGWNQ
- a CDS encoding uncharacterized protein (ID:PFLUO_006670-T1.cds;~source:funannotate): MTHGPYPSAAKLKDDFYERGNRHLLSFANPDSFTFAIIDKTRPSSPEDPEGELAGTVSYCDASAVHLVTEIGFIIILPPYQRSHVATNALGLLLNYALNEPDQGGLGLRRVHWMASAANTASARLAERMGFERVGFTPWQMRFVKGKEKGKIGNGKEPPSGSDPADLWRDTVDLSLAWDQWQRGAKEKTQKAMVR